The Vibrio chagasii genome includes a region encoding these proteins:
- a CDS encoding L-threonylcarbamoyladenylate synthase, producing the protein MDNFQHTLQALQQGEVIAYPTEGVFGVGCDPDNPHAIKKLLELKQRPVEKGLILIAASYEQLLPYIDESQLTDEQLATVKATWPGPVTWIMPTSAKVTDWVSGQFDSIAVRVTDHPLVQRMCNEFGKPLTSTSANLTGEPPCMTTEEVHQQLGQHLVAILEGKTGGRDKPSEIRDAKTSKILRQG; encoded by the coding sequence GTGGATAACTTTCAACATACATTGCAGGCATTACAACAGGGCGAAGTCATTGCTTACCCGACCGAAGGCGTTTTTGGGGTTGGTTGTGATCCTGATAATCCACATGCCATCAAGAAATTACTCGAGTTAAAACAGCGTCCAGTTGAAAAGGGCTTGATCTTGATTGCGGCAAGTTACGAGCAGCTGCTGCCTTATATTGATGAAAGCCAACTGACCGATGAGCAACTAGCGACGGTTAAAGCAACATGGCCGGGGCCGGTCACTTGGATCATGCCAACCAGTGCTAAAGTGACTGATTGGGTGAGTGGTCAGTTTGATTCAATCGCTGTGCGAGTGACGGATCACCCTTTGGTTCAAAGAATGTGTAATGAATTCGGTAAGCCGTTAACCTCTACCAGTGCTAACCTGACGGGCGAACCACCTTGTATGACGACTGAAGAAGTACATCAGCAACTTGGCCAACACTTGGTTGCGATTCTTGAAGGGAAAACGGGTGGTCGTGACAAGCCAAGCGAAATCAGAGATGCAAAAACGTCGAAAATATTAAGACAGGGTTAA
- the hemF gene encoding oxygen-dependent coproporphyrinogen oxidase produces the protein MSAIDKEAVKQFLLSLQDSICQQLEQADGSALFKEDAWEREPGDRLGGGGRTRVMTDGVVFEQGGVNFSHVAGKAMPASATAHRPELAGRKFEAMGVSLVIHPKNPYIPTSHANVRFFIAEKEGEDPIWWFGGGFDLTPFYPFDEDCQSWHQTAKDLCAPFGDNVYQEHKEWCDKYFYLPHRDETRGVGGLFFDDLNEWGFEKSFAYMRAVGEGYAAAYLPIVERRKETPYGERERDFQLYRRGRYVEFNLVYDRGTLFGLQSGGRTESILMSMPPLARWEYRYEPQAGSPEALLYSDYLKPRSW, from the coding sequence ATGTCAGCAATTGATAAAGAAGCAGTAAAGCAGTTTTTACTGAGCCTACAAGATTCGATTTGCCAACAGCTTGAACAGGCTGATGGTAGTGCACTATTTAAAGAAGACGCATGGGAACGCGAACCTGGCGATCGCCTTGGTGGCGGTGGTCGTACTCGTGTTATGACTGACGGTGTGGTCTTTGAACAAGGTGGTGTAAACTTTTCTCACGTTGCAGGTAAGGCAATGCCCGCTTCAGCAACGGCTCATCGCCCTGAATTAGCCGGGCGTAAGTTTGAGGCAATGGGCGTATCGTTAGTTATCCACCCTAAAAACCCTTATATCCCAACCTCTCATGCTAACGTTCGATTCTTTATTGCCGAAAAAGAAGGCGAAGACCCTATCTGGTGGTTCGGTGGTGGGTTCGATCTAACGCCATTCTATCCTTTCGATGAAGATTGCCAGTCTTGGCATCAAACAGCTAAAGATCTGTGTGCGCCATTTGGCGATAACGTGTATCAAGAACACAAAGAGTGGTGCGATAAGTACTTCTATCTACCTCACCGTGATGAAACGCGTGGTGTTGGTGGTCTGTTCTTTGATGACTTAAATGAGTGGGGCTTTGAAAAGAGCTTTGCTTACATGCGAGCTGTTGGTGAAGGCTATGCTGCGGCATACCTACCGATTGTTGAGCGTCGCAAAGAGACACCTTATGGTGAACGTGAGCGTGACTTCCAACTTTACCGCCGTGGTCGCTACGTTGAATTCAACCTAGTCTATGACCGTGGTACCTTGTTTGGCCTACAAAGTGGCGGGCGAACAGAGTCTATATTGATGTCTATGCCGCCATTGGCTCGCTGGGAATACCGTTACGAACCTCAAGCAGGGTCACCAGAAGCGTTGCTTTATAGTGACTACCTAAAACCTCGATCTTGGTAG
- the aroE gene encoding shikimate dehydrogenase, protein MTQQVDRYAVFGNPIGQSKSPFIHTLFARQTNQQLTYTALQPEHGQFITSAKAFFSEGGRGCNVTAPFKEDAYQFANRLTERAQLAGAVNTLKKLDDGEIIGDNTDGEGLVQDLLQHQVVLEGARVLLLGAGGAARGVIQPLLDQKPQQLVVANRTSSKAELLAEMFASHGNIKGTGLSDVNEGFDVIINSTSSGLSGQLPEVSPAIFNDNSVVYDMVYGSGNTVFNQWALDNGVHAAYDGLGMLVGQAAESFMLWRGLRPGTKQILRELRKNLEI, encoded by the coding sequence ATGACACAGCAAGTAGATCGTTATGCCGTTTTCGGTAACCCTATTGGGCAAAGCAAATCGCCATTCATCCACACGTTATTTGCTCGCCAAACTAACCAGCAGCTTACCTATACAGCACTGCAGCCAGAACATGGCCAGTTCATTACCTCAGCTAAAGCCTTTTTTAGTGAAGGTGGAAGAGGGTGTAACGTCACAGCACCATTTAAAGAAGATGCTTATCAGTTTGCTAATCGATTGACTGAAAGAGCTCAACTAGCTGGTGCCGTTAATACATTGAAGAAGCTAGATGACGGAGAAATCATTGGTGATAACACTGATGGTGAGGGGCTTGTTCAAGATTTACTTCAACACCAAGTAGTATTAGAGGGAGCTCGAGTTCTCTTACTGGGTGCTGGTGGCGCAGCAAGAGGAGTGATTCAACCTTTGCTTGATCAAAAGCCACAGCAATTAGTGGTGGCTAACCGCACCAGTTCAAAGGCTGAATTGTTAGCTGAAATGTTTGCTTCGCATGGAAACATAAAAGGGACGGGGCTAAGTGATGTGAACGAAGGCTTTGATGTCATTATTAACTCCACGTCATCAGGTCTAAGTGGTCAACTACCAGAAGTTTCTCCAGCTATCTTCAACGATAATAGTGTCGTCTACGATATGGTTTATGGTTCGGGCAATACGGTATTCAACCAATGGGCATTAGATAATGGTGTTCATGCTGCTTATGACGGCTTGGGGATGTTAGTAGGGCAAGCGGCTGAGAGTTTCATGTTGTGGCGTGGTCTTCGCCCGGGCACAAAACAGATTTTAAGAGAATTACGTAAGAACCTAGAGATATAA
- a CDS encoding DNA topoisomerase family protein: MSSKIDNQLFSAHEHALEHEPCPQCGGELQLRHGKHGPFLGCKQYPSCDYIKPLHQNDGHVVKELGVPCPKCQNELVLRQGRYGMFIGCSSYPACNHIESLDQPKEQPEEQPLVGCPECGKGHLVERKSRYGKTFYACDNYPKCKFAVNQPPIIGRCEACQFPLLLEKKTAQGMKKQCADRKCHHIQSE; the protein is encoded by the coding sequence ATGAGTAGTAAGATTGATAATCAGCTTTTTTCAGCACATGAACATGCACTAGAGCATGAACCGTGTCCACAGTGTGGCGGAGAGCTTCAGCTTCGCCATGGTAAGCACGGCCCGTTTTTAGGCTGTAAGCAATATCCAAGTTGCGACTACATCAAGCCTTTGCACCAAAACGATGGTCATGTAGTGAAAGAGCTGGGTGTACCGTGCCCTAAATGCCAAAACGAGCTGGTGTTGAGGCAAGGTCGCTATGGCATGTTTATTGGTTGTAGCAGTTACCCTGCGTGTAATCACATCGAATCTTTAGACCAGCCCAAAGAACAACCTGAAGAGCAGCCGTTGGTCGGCTGTCCTGAATGTGGCAAAGGCCATTTGGTCGAGCGTAAATCTCGCTACGGCAAAACTTTCTACGCGTGTGATAACTACCCTAAGTGTAAGTTTGCAGTAAACCAGCCGCCTATTATCGGTCGTTGTGAAGCGTGTCAGTTCCCGCTGTTACTTGAGAAGAAAACAGCTCAAGGGATGAAAAAGCAATGTGCGGACCGCAAGTGTCATCACATTCAATCTGAATAG
- a CDS encoding 5-(carboxyamino)imidazole ribonucleotide synthase — protein sequence MHVLVLGAGQLARMMSLAGAPLNIEISAFDVGSKSIVHPLTQAILGNGLENAIECADVITAEFEHIPHDVLEICERSGKFLPTTQAIKAGGDRRLEKALLDEANVKNAKYYVINAREDFDAAIAHVGLPMVLKSTLGGYDGKGQWRLKTLDNVEATWTEMAECIAATDNQAIVAEEFVPFDREVSLVGARGTNGEVQVYPLAENVHTDGVLSLSTAIDDIELQEQAKAMFTAVAERLDYVGVLALEFFDVQGSLLVNEIAPRVHNSGHWTQQGAETCQFENHLRAVCGMPLGSTKLIRPTAMINILGEDTLPDAILAQGGCHVHWYGKEKRAGRKMGHINVSADYNAELQRTLCSLADILDKKAYPAIHEFAEQMK from the coding sequence ATGCATGTTCTTGTGTTAGGCGCGGGCCAACTTGCTCGCATGATGTCCCTAGCTGGGGCACCGCTGAATATTGAAATTTCTGCTTTTGATGTTGGCAGCAAAAGTATTGTTCATCCATTAACGCAAGCGATTCTAGGCAACGGCTTAGAAAATGCGATTGAGTGCGCGGACGTCATTACTGCTGAATTCGAACACATCCCTCATGATGTGCTTGAAATATGTGAGCGCAGCGGTAAGTTCTTACCGACCACACAAGCAATCAAAGCTGGCGGTGACCGTCGCCTTGAAAAAGCGCTGTTAGACGAAGCGAACGTAAAAAACGCCAAGTACTATGTGATTAATGCTCGTGAAGACTTTGACGCAGCAATTGCTCATGTTGGCCTACCTATGGTGTTGAAGAGCACACTTGGTGGCTACGATGGCAAAGGCCAATGGCGTTTAAAGACCTTAGACAACGTTGAAGCAACTTGGACAGAAATGGCCGAGTGCATTGCTGCAACCGACAATCAAGCAATTGTGGCAGAAGAGTTTGTTCCGTTCGACCGTGAAGTATCACTGGTTGGCGCTCGTGGAACCAATGGAGAGGTTCAAGTTTACCCATTGGCAGAAAACGTTCACACCGATGGCGTATTAAGCCTATCGACCGCAATTGATGATATTGAGCTGCAAGAACAAGCGAAAGCCATGTTTACCGCGGTTGCTGAGCGCTTAGATTATGTTGGCGTGCTAGCACTTGAGTTCTTTGACGTTCAAGGTTCACTGTTGGTTAACGAGATTGCACCACGAGTTCATAACTCTGGCCACTGGACACAACAAGGTGCTGAGACTTGTCAGTTTGAGAATCACCTTCGTGCGGTCTGTGGAATGCCACTAGGTAGCACCAAGCTGATTCGTCCAACCGCAATGATCAACATCCTTGGTGAAGATACTCTACCTGACGCTATTTTGGCTCAAGGCGGTTGTCATGTTCATTGGTATGGTAAAGAGAAACGAGCAGGCCGTAAGATGGGTCACATTAACGTGAGCGCAGACTACAACGCCGAACTGCAAAGAACATTATGTTCTCTGGCAGATATCCTCGACAAAAAAGCTTATCCAGCTATTCATGAATTTGCTGAGCAAATGAAATAA
- a CDS encoding LysM peptidoglycan-binding domain-containing protein, whose amino-acid sequence MRHVYSTLSLVFSSISFVVVAENSEQPLTIKRGAPEAYVVVKGDTLWDISAMYLDSPWLWPRLWQVNPEIENPHLIYPGDKLSLVWINGEPVLSLKPVIKLSPKIRVSEKKAVPTVNEGLVLPYLQSDRLVEQQDIESAQRVLGTSDGKRFLSGEDRLFISGNQQHPKWGIYRAVETYQRQHPQASITSLRLVATARLKEVDAEFSRLQIETQLQEVLLNDLVLPDLDVDQVNLSTTFYPTPSAAGQFANILGSLEGNQYSAKNQVVVINKGSHDNLRQGSMFTLSESGAVVFGKQGEYSYKESSASNKVQLPSTSLGSLMVIRPYEYFSLALITQSSKPVSNDILAISPLDLAVTEEGSE is encoded by the coding sequence ATGCGTCATGTTTACTCCACTTTATCGCTTGTTTTTTCCTCAATTTCTTTTGTCGTGGTGGCAGAAAATAGTGAGCAACCTTTAACCATTAAGCGAGGTGCGCCTGAAGCCTATGTGGTGGTTAAGGGCGACACCTTGTGGGATATCTCAGCAATGTATCTCGATAGCCCTTGGTTGTGGCCAAGGTTATGGCAGGTGAACCCAGAGATAGAAAATCCTCACCTTATTTATCCCGGAGACAAACTGTCTTTGGTTTGGATTAATGGCGAACCTGTGTTGAGCCTCAAGCCGGTTATCAAACTCAGCCCTAAGATTCGTGTCTCTGAGAAGAAAGCAGTGCCTACTGTCAATGAGGGGTTGGTTTTGCCTTATTTGCAGTCTGATCGCTTGGTTGAGCAACAAGATATTGAATCGGCGCAACGAGTGTTGGGAACAAGCGATGGAAAACGCTTCTTGTCTGGGGAAGACCGATTATTCATATCTGGAAACCAGCAGCACCCTAAGTGGGGTATTTACCGCGCCGTTGAAACTTATCAAAGGCAGCATCCTCAAGCGAGTATCACTTCTTTGCGCTTAGTTGCCACTGCACGCTTAAAAGAAGTGGATGCTGAGTTCAGTAGATTACAGATAGAGACTCAGCTGCAAGAAGTTCTGCTTAACGATCTAGTATTGCCAGATCTGGACGTCGACCAAGTGAATCTTTCTACCACCTTCTATCCAACTCCCAGTGCTGCGGGGCAGTTTGCCAATATTTTAGGTTCTCTCGAGGGTAATCAATACAGTGCGAAAAATCAGGTAGTTGTGATCAACAAGGGCTCGCATGACAATCTTCGCCAAGGCTCCATGTTTACCCTCAGTGAAAGTGGTGCGGTTGTGTTCGGCAAACAAGGTGAATACAGCTACAAAGAGTCTTCAGCGAGTAATAAAGTGCAGCTACCAAGTACCTCACTGGGCAGCCTTATGGTCATTCGACCTTATGAGTATTTTAGCCTCGCCCTGATCACTCAAAGTTCAAAGCCAGTAAGCAATGACATTCTAGCGATATCTCCTTTGGATCTAGCTGTGACGGAAGAGGGAAGCGAGTGA
- a CDS encoding DUF1488 family protein, giving the protein MNQSILFPDIQDWDEECQSIIFPAQQSGALIECEVSIEELSRLSDKEIEGGEQALAIFAELRFDIEELAEELIEEEEYDSSNRIQIKAL; this is encoded by the coding sequence ATGAATCAATCAATCCTATTCCCAGATATCCAAGATTGGGATGAAGAGTGTCAATCTATTATCTTCCCAGCTCAGCAGTCAGGCGCACTGATTGAGTGTGAAGTGTCGATTGAAGAGTTGTCACGATTATCAGACAAAGAAATCGAAGGCGGCGAACAAGCTTTGGCTATCTTTGCAGAGCTTCGTTTTGATATTGAAGAGTTAGCGGAAGAGTTAATAGAAGAAGAGGAGTATGACTCCTCTAATCGAATTCAGATTAAAGCGCTTTAA
- the dprA gene encoding DNA-processing protein DprA, giving the protein MNEQQLIAWLTLSFIPQLGGKRLARLLSVDSPLNIVGYSGQQLQALGLSTKQIAYLRDQAPREVEACLAWQAKQSNHHILTPSCLHYPKLLSEIASAPTVLFVKGNVEKLIEPQIAMVGSRNASIEGLQTTKSFAKEFVQNGLIVTSGLALGIDGYAHDGALEKGGETFAVLGSGLDSIYPARHRNLAARICESGALISEFRPSAKPRPEHFPRRNRIISGLSLGTLVIEAAEKSGSLITARYALEQGREVFALPGSIHSPTSRGGNSLIKAGACLVQSAQDVLVEIKSLLDWSIDQQPNLFEPAPSLEENEQLPFPHLLANVGLEATPVDILAQRTHIPVHEVMMQLLELELSGHVVAVSGGYIRKGRG; this is encoded by the coding sequence GTGAATGAACAGCAATTGATCGCTTGGTTAACGTTAAGCTTTATTCCGCAACTGGGTGGAAAGCGTCTTGCTCGCCTACTGAGTGTTGATTCTCCTTTAAACATTGTTGGTTACTCAGGGCAACAGCTGCAGGCATTGGGCTTATCAACTAAACAAATCGCTTATCTACGAGATCAAGCCCCAAGAGAGGTAGAGGCTTGTCTCGCTTGGCAGGCTAAACAATCCAACCATCACATCCTTACTCCGAGTTGCCTACACTATCCTAAATTGTTGAGTGAGATAGCTTCAGCACCCACAGTGCTTTTCGTCAAAGGTAATGTTGAAAAGCTGATAGAGCCTCAAATTGCTATGGTCGGCAGCCGTAATGCCAGCATCGAAGGCTTACAGACTACGAAATCATTTGCCAAAGAGTTTGTACAAAATGGCTTGATTGTCACCAGCGGTTTAGCCTTAGGTATCGATGGCTATGCTCATGATGGTGCGTTAGAAAAAGGAGGCGAAACCTTTGCTGTGCTAGGGTCTGGCTTGGATTCTATTTATCCTGCGAGACACAGAAACCTCGCGGCTAGGATATGTGAAAGTGGGGCGCTAATCTCAGAGTTTCGTCCAAGTGCCAAACCGCGACCTGAACATTTCCCGCGTCGCAATCGTATTATTAGTGGCTTATCGTTAGGAACCTTGGTGATCGAGGCTGCAGAGAAGAGTGGTTCACTAATTACCGCTCGCTACGCTTTGGAGCAAGGGCGTGAAGTATTCGCGCTTCCAGGCTCTATCCATAGCCCAACGAGTCGTGGAGGCAATAGCTTAATCAAAGCTGGTGCTTGCTTGGTACAGAGTGCTCAAGATGTCTTGGTTGAAATAAAGAGTCTGTTAGACTGGTCTATAGACCAACAGCCTAATTTATTCGAACCTGCGCCAAGCTTGGAGGAAAATGAACAATTGCCATTTCCACATCTGTTAGCTAACGTAGGATTAGAGGCGACACCCGTTGATATTTTGGCACAGAGAACCCATATACCTGTGCATGAAGTCATGATGCAGCTTTTAGAGCTTGAGCTCTCAGGGCATGTTGTTGCAGTTTCCGGTGGCTATATTCGAAAGGGGAGAGGCTAG
- a CDS encoding DUF494 family protein yields the protein MMMDILMYLFETYIHSDSELQVDQDELEDELLRAGFHQDDIYKALHWLEDLAALQDTDNQAAITMCSNTSMRVYTSKEISRINMECRGFLLFLEQINVLTTEIREMVIDRVMGLETNEFELDDLKWIILMVLFNVPGNESAYTQMEELLYTKEQGILH from the coding sequence ATGATGATGGACATACTGATGTACTTGTTTGAAACCTACATCCATAGCGATTCTGAATTGCAGGTGGATCAAGACGAACTTGAAGATGAACTTCTTCGAGCGGGGTTTCACCAAGATGATATTTATAAGGCTCTCCATTGGTTAGAAGACCTTGCTGCACTGCAAGATACCGATAACCAAGCGGCGATTACTATGTGCTCTAATACCTCGATGCGTGTTTACACAAGTAAAGAGATATCACGTATTAATATGGAGTGTCGTGGTTTCTTGTTGTTCCTTGAGCAGATCAACGTTCTCACGACAGAGATTCGTGAAATGGTGATTGATCGTGTGATGGGGTTAGAGACCAATGAATTTGAGTTGGATGATCTGAAGTGGATTATCTTAATGGTACTGTTCAATGTACCGGGTAATGAAAGTGCTTACACGCAAATGGAAGAGCTGTTGTACACCAAAGAGCAAGGTATCTTGCATTAA
- the def gene encoding peptide deformylase — MSVLQVLTLPDDRLRTVAKPVKEVTPEIQKFVDDMIETMYDEEGIGLAATQVDFHQRIVVIDISETRDEPMVLINPEIIEKRGEDGIEEGCLSVPGARALVPRAAEVTVKALDRDGNEFTFDADDLLAICVQHELDHLEGKLFVDYLSPLKRKRIQDKLAKIKRFNEKQGK, encoded by the coding sequence ATGTCTGTATTACAAGTATTAACATTACCAGATGATCGTCTACGTACCGTGGCGAAACCGGTAAAAGAAGTTACCCCAGAGATTCAAAAGTTCGTTGATGACATGATTGAAACCATGTACGACGAAGAAGGTATCGGCCTTGCGGCAACGCAGGTAGATTTCCACCAGCGTATCGTAGTCATTGATATTTCAGAAACGCGTGATGAACCAATGGTTCTTATCAACCCTGAAATTATCGAGAAGCGCGGCGAAGATGGTATCGAAGAAGGTTGTCTATCTGTACCTGGCGCTCGAGCTCTAGTACCTCGCGCAGCAGAAGTAACGGTTAAAGCACTAGACCGTGACGGCAACGAATTCACCTTCGACGCTGATGACCTTCTGGCTATCTGTGTTCAACACGAGCTTGACCACCTAGAAGGCAAGTTGTTTGTTGATTACCTATCGCCACTTAAGCGTAAACGTATTCAAGATAAGCTAGCGAAAATCAAACGCTTCAATGAGAAGCAAGGCAAATAA
- the purE gene encoding 5-(carboxyamino)imidazole ribonucleotide mutase, with amino-acid sequence MTVGIIMGSKSDWPTIKLAADMLDQFGVAYETKVVSAHRTPQLLADYATSAKERGIKVIIAGAGGAAHLPGMAAAFTSVPVLGVPVQSKALKGMDSLLSIVQMPKGIAVGTLAIGEAGAANAGILAAQIIGTHNEEVMAKVEAFRSEQTETVLANPNPAED; translated from the coding sequence ATGACTGTCGGTATTATCATGGGTTCTAAATCTGATTGGCCAACAATAAAGCTAGCTGCGGACATGTTGGATCAGTTTGGCGTAGCGTACGAAACAAAAGTGGTTTCAGCTCACCGCACACCTCAGTTGCTTGCAGACTACGCAACCAGTGCAAAAGAGCGCGGTATTAAAGTCATTATTGCTGGTGCTGGCGGTGCTGCACACCTACCAGGCATGGCGGCTGCTTTCACAAGCGTACCTGTACTTGGTGTTCCGGTTCAGTCTAAAGCCCTGAAAGGTATGGACTCTCTGCTTTCTATCGTGCAAATGCCAAAAGGCATCGCAGTGGGTACTCTAGCTATCGGTGAAGCGGGAGCAGCGAACGCTGGCATCCTAGCTGCTCAAATCATTGGTACACACAATGAAGAAGTAATGGCGAAAGTAGAAGCGTTCCGCTCTGAGCAAACAGAAACGGTGCTTGCTAATCCAAACCCTGCAGAGGACTAA
- a CDS encoding gamma carbonic anhydrase family protein translates to MSSIRSYKGISPQIGQGVYIDTSSVLVGDIKIGDDSSVWPLVAARGDVNHIHIGDRTNIQDGSVLHVTHKNAENPEGYPLLIGNDVTIGHKVMLHGCTIKDRVLVGMGAIVLDGVVVEQDVMIGAGSLVPPNKVLESGYLYVGSPVKQARPLHDKERAFLQKSADNYVQNKNDYLDSVLPV, encoded by the coding sequence ATGAGTTCAATACGTAGTTACAAAGGTATATCACCTCAGATCGGACAAGGTGTCTATATAGATACAAGCTCAGTACTTGTTGGTGATATCAAAATTGGTGATGACTCTAGTGTATGGCCTTTAGTCGCCGCTCGAGGAGATGTGAATCATATCCATATTGGCGATAGAACTAATATCCAGGACGGTAGTGTTCTCCATGTTACCCATAAGAATGCTGAGAACCCTGAAGGTTATCCTCTATTAATCGGCAATGATGTCACTATCGGCCATAAAGTGATGCTACATGGTTGCACGATTAAAGATCGTGTGCTCGTGGGTATGGGCGCTATCGTATTAGATGGTGTGGTCGTCGAACAAGACGTGATGATTGGTGCAGGAAGTTTGGTTCCACCTAACAAGGTGCTTGAAAGTGGCTATCTATATGTAGGAAGCCCAGTTAAACAAGCACGCCCACTGCATGATAAGGAACGTGCTTTCTTACAAAAGTCGGCTGACAACTATGTTCAGAATAAAAACGACTATCTAGACTCTGTGCTTCCCGTTTAA